The genomic DNA ATGGAGTTCCTCGTCGTCGGCGCGGGCTCGCTGGGCAGCCTGCTCGGCGGGTTGCTCGCCCGTGAACACGAGGTGACGCTCGTCGGCCGCGACCCCCATGTCGCCGCCGTCCGGGAGTCCGGCCTGACCGTCGAGGGGGCCGTCGAGACGCTGGTCCACCCGGACGCCCGAACCGAGCCTCCCGCCGGCCGGTTCGACTGCGCGCTCGTGACGACCAAAGCGTTCGACACGGCGGCGGCCGCCCGCGACCTCGCCGACACCGGGACCACCCTGGACGCGGCCCTGTCGCTGTCGAACGGGCTCGGCAACGAGGCGACGCTGGCCGACGCGCTGGGCGACTGTGCGGTGCTGGCCGGCACCTGCACCTACGGCGCGACGACGCCCGCGCCGGGTGTCGTCCGGTGTACGGGCGTCGGCGAGGTGGTGCTGGGTGCGCGAGCGGGCGGGCCCTCGACGACGGCCGACCGTGTGGGAACCGCCTTCACCGAGGCCGGTATCGAGACGACCGTCGCCGCGGATATGCCCCGGCGGCTGTGGGAGAAACTGGCCGTCAACGCCGGCATCAACGCGCCGACCGCGCTTGCCCGGGTCGAGAACGGCGCGCTGCTCGACGGGCCGGGGAACGCCGTCGGTCGGCGGGCCGCCCGGGAGGTGGCCCGAATCGCCCGCGCGGAGGGAGTCGACCTGTCCGAGGCGGCGGCGACCGACGCCGTCGAGCGCGTGGCGGCGGCGACGGCGGCCAACACCTCCTCGATGCAGCAGGACGTCCTCGCCGAGCGGCGCACGGAGGTCGACGCCATCCTCGGGACGGCGCTGGAGCGGGCCGACACGCACGGCCTGACGGGCCCGACACTCCGGACGCTGGCGGAGCTGTTGCGGGCGTGGGAGCGGGCGCGTGGCCTGCGCTGAGCCGGCGGTGGCCCCGGGGCGATTGGTGGCGCCCGGACGCGGGCGGCGCTGGCGGCTAGTCGCGGCGCTGCCCCTCGCGGAGCCCGTCGGTGAACCCCTTCACCGTGCGCCGGAACAGGAGGAAGAGGGCGAACACGATGAACAGCAGCACGGCGACGATGCCGACCAGCACCGGGTCCACCTGTACCATACCTGCCGGTGGTGCGGGCGCGCGCAAAGGCGTTTCGACCCTGCACGGGTGGCTCGGCCGGCAGCCCGCCGGCCCCGGTCGCGCGGTACCGCGCGGCGGGCGCACACAAGATTGATGCGCGCCGACCCGGTTCTCTCGACACGATGAGCCTCCTGCCCTCCAGTCCGGAGGTGTCCGTCGAGGAGAACCCACGGGTCGTGGGCCTCGACAGCGACGAGGCGGACGCGCTGATGCGTGCGCTCTCCTCCGACACCGCGCGCGAGATGCTGTCGGCGCTCCACGAGGAGCCCCTGCCGCCCTCGCAGCTCGCCGACGAGGTCGACACGACGCTCCAGAACGCGCAGTACCACCTCGAGCGACTCTCCGACGCCGGCGCCATCGACGTGGTCGGCACGGCCTACTCCGAGAAGGGCCGGGAGATGGACGTCTACGCGCCGGCGGACAAGCCGCTGGTCATCTTCGCCGGGCGCGACGACCAGGCCTCGGGTATCCGGGCGGCCCTCCGGCGGCTGGTCGGCGGGCTGGCCGCGCTCCTGTTCGGCGCCGTCGCCGTCCAAGAGGTGTTCGGCGGAGGGTTCGGTCAGCTGGCTCCCTCCCTGTTCGGTACGGGCGCCGGCGGCGGTGACGGCGGCGGTGCTGCCGGCGACGGGGGAGACGCCGGTGGTGCCCCCGCGACGGTCACGGACACGCCGACGGCGACGCCCGAGGCGACCCCCTCCCGGACGCCGCCGCCGGAGACGACCAGCGGTGGCGGCGATGTCGGCATCTTCGATACGGGCGGCACCGACACCGCGACCGAGACGGCGGCCACCACCGGTGGCGACGGTGGCGGCGTGGGGGGTGCGGGGGGCGGCACGGCGGAGCCGACAACCACGTCGACGCCCGCCGGAACCCCGAGCGAGACGGCAGAGCCGGTGCTGGAGACGGTGACCGAGCCCCCCGAGACGGCCGCGACCGCGACGCAGACGGTGGCCGACGGCGCCGCCGGACCGACCGCGACCCCCACGCCGACGGCCGTCAACGAGACGGTCACGGAGACCGCCAGGACGGCCGCCGAGGCCGCCGCGGGCGGCGATGCGGCACTGGGACTCCCGCCGGGGCTGATCTTCTTCCTCGGTGGCGCGGTCGTCCTCGGCGTCGCGGTCGCACTCACCTACCGCTGAGTCCCCGCGAGCGGCTCTCTGGTAGGTGAAACATCTCTTTGAGCTTTCGGCGGCTACTTTTCACATCCCCCCATAGTGGATACTGCGCCGAACGCTTCGGCCCTCCCGGTCGGTCCCCCCCTCGG from Haloglomus litoreum includes the following:
- a CDS encoding ketopantoate reductase family protein; amino-acid sequence: MEFLVVGAGSLGSLLGGLLAREHEVTLVGRDPHVAAVRESGLTVEGAVETLVHPDARTEPPAGRFDCALVTTKAFDTAAAARDLADTGTTLDAALSLSNGLGNEATLADALGDCAVLAGTCTYGATTPAPGVVRCTGVGEVVLGARAGGPSTTADRVGTAFTEAGIETTVAADMPRRLWEKLAVNAGINAPTALARVENGALLDGPGNAVGRRAAREVARIARAEGVDLSEAAATDAVERVAAATAANTSSMQQDVLAERRTEVDAILGTALERADTHGLTGPTLRTLAELLRAWERARGLR
- a CDS encoding ArsR/SmtB family transcription factor — translated: MSLLPSSPEVSVEENPRVVGLDSDEADALMRALSSDTAREMLSALHEEPLPPSQLADEVDTTLQNAQYHLERLSDAGAIDVVGTAYSEKGREMDVYAPADKPLVIFAGRDDQASGIRAALRRLVGGLAALLFGAVAVQEVFGGGFGQLAPSLFGTGAGGGDGGGAAGDGGDAGGAPATVTDTPTATPEATPSRTPPPETTSGGGDVGIFDTGGTDTATETAATTGGDGGGVGGAGGGTAEPTTTSTPAGTPSETAEPVLETVTEPPETAATATQTVADGAAGPTATPTPTAVNETVTETARTAAEAAAGGDAALGLPPGLIFFLGGAVVLGVAVALTYR